One Streptomyces sp. NBC_00554 DNA segment encodes these proteins:
- a CDS encoding MFS transporter, producing the protein MQTLVVPLISELPALLHASTADATWVITATLLSGAVTTPVVGRLGDMFGKRRMLLASLGMLVIGSVVSAFCDSLAPMVVGRALQGCAMGVIPLGISIMRDELPPEKLGAAMALMSSSLGVGGALGLPGAALLAQHADWHALFWVSAGLGAAVLALVLVFVPESRVRSGGRFDLVGGVGLTAGLLCLLLAVSKGADWGWASGSTGGLFAAGVVIVLVWGWWELRSAQPLVDLRTTVDRQVLLTNLASIMVGFAMFGMSLVLPQLLQMPKATGYGLGQTMLVAGLCLAPAGLVMMVVATLSAKVTAAFGPKVSLMIGAAVIATGYGLGIVLMGAVWQLILVAAVIGAGIGFAFGSMPALIVAAVPRSETASANGLNALMRAIGTSVASAVLGVVLAHMTTDFGGHALPSEAGFRTTMGIGGGAAIGALLLTAFLPGRRANGLATAPDDESASEKPTAKERSSAQDATARHGADGA; encoded by the coding sequence ATGCAGACCCTCGTGGTGCCGCTCATCTCCGAGCTCCCGGCGCTGCTCCATGCCTCGACGGCCGACGCGACCTGGGTGATCACCGCCACGTTGCTCTCCGGCGCTGTGACCACGCCGGTCGTGGGGCGGCTCGGAGACATGTTCGGCAAGCGGCGGATGCTGCTGGCCAGCCTGGGCATGCTGGTGATCGGCTCCGTGGTGAGCGCGTTCTGCGACTCGCTGGCCCCGATGGTTGTCGGGCGGGCACTTCAGGGCTGCGCCATGGGCGTCATCCCACTGGGCATCAGCATCATGCGGGACGAACTCCCGCCCGAGAAGCTCGGCGCCGCCATGGCTCTGATGAGCTCGTCGTTGGGGGTGGGCGGTGCCCTGGGTCTGCCCGGGGCAGCGCTGCTCGCCCAGCATGCCGACTGGCATGCGCTGTTCTGGGTGTCCGCGGGCCTCGGCGCCGCCGTGCTCGCGCTGGTGCTGGTGTTCGTGCCGGAGTCCCGGGTCCGCAGTGGCGGACGGTTCGACCTGGTGGGAGGTGTCGGGCTGACGGCCGGGCTGCTCTGCCTGCTGCTGGCCGTCTCCAAGGGCGCCGACTGGGGCTGGGCCAGTGGCTCCACGGGCGGGCTGTTCGCCGCGGGAGTGGTCATCGTGCTGGTGTGGGGATGGTGGGAACTTCGTTCCGCCCAGCCCCTGGTGGACCTGCGGACCACCGTCGACCGCCAGGTGCTGCTCACCAACCTCGCTTCGATCATGGTCGGGTTCGCGATGTTCGGGATGTCCCTCGTCCTGCCGCAACTGCTGCAGATGCCGAAGGCCACCGGATACGGCCTCGGGCAGACGATGCTGGTCGCGGGCCTGTGCCTGGCCCCGGCCGGACTGGTGATGATGGTCGTCGCGACGCTCTCCGCGAAGGTTACGGCGGCCTTCGGTCCCAAGGTCTCGCTGATGATCGGCGCCGCGGTGATCGCGACCGGCTACGGCCTGGGCATCGTCCTGATGGGCGCCGTATGGCAGCTCATCCTCGTCGCGGCCGTGATCGGCGCAGGAATCGGCTTCGCCTTCGGCTCCATGCCCGCGCTCATCGTGGCGGCCGTACCCCGGTCCGAGACGGCCTCCGCCAACGGCCTCAACGCCCTCATGCGCGCCATCGGCACCTCGGTCGCCAGCGCGGTGCTCGGCGTCGTACTGGCCCACATGACCACGGACTTCGGCGGCCACGCCCTCCCGTCCGAGGCCGGCTTCCGCACCACGATGGGCATCGGCGGTGGGGCAGCGATCGGCGCCCTGCTCCTCACCGCCTTCCTGCCGGGCCGACGTGCCAACGGCCTCGCGACGGCGCCGGACGATGAGTCGGCGTCGGAGAAGCCGACCGCGAAGGAGCGGAGCTCGGCGCAGGACGCCACGGCCCGTCACGGGGCTGACGGGGCGTAG
- a CDS encoding TIM barrel protein, which produces MATAPTPLRTVAGNLCLGSAPDSWGIWFPEDEHQVPYTRFLDELATAGYEWLELGPYGYLPTDPQRLKEELDARGLQVSGGTAFGALHRPEAWDEMLAHVRQVAALTAAAGAHHLVLIPPMYRDEKTGAFTESPELTADQWAGFGRSADRLGKLLLDEYDVRLVIHPHADSHIQTQPEIERLLNESDSRYTNLCLDTGHVAYGGGDNLDLIRRFGERVGYVHIKQMDPEVLAQVAVEDLSFGEAVKRGVCVSPPAGVPNPADVVAELARLDAELFVIVEQDLYPCAPEVPLPIAVSTREHLAGCGLTGTSRPHLDR; this is translated from the coding sequence ATGGCAACGGCGCCAACTCCCCTCCGTACCGTCGCGGGCAACCTCTGCCTGGGCTCCGCCCCCGACTCCTGGGGCATCTGGTTCCCCGAGGACGAGCACCAGGTGCCGTACACCCGCTTCCTCGACGAGCTGGCCACAGCCGGCTACGAGTGGCTGGAGCTCGGACCGTACGGCTATCTCCCCACCGACCCGCAGCGCCTGAAGGAGGAGCTGGACGCCCGTGGGCTCCAGGTCTCCGGCGGCACCGCCTTCGGCGCCCTGCACCGCCCGGAGGCGTGGGACGAGATGCTCGCCCATGTCCGGCAGGTCGCCGCACTGACGGCCGCCGCCGGCGCGCACCACCTCGTCCTCATCCCGCCCATGTACCGGGACGAGAAGACCGGCGCGTTCACCGAGTCGCCCGAGCTGACCGCCGACCAGTGGGCGGGCTTCGGCCGATCCGCGGACCGGCTGGGCAAGTTGCTGCTCGACGAGTACGACGTACGGCTCGTCATCCATCCGCACGCCGACAGCCACATCCAGACCCAGCCGGAGATCGAGCGGCTGCTCAACGAGTCGGACTCCCGCTACACCAACCTCTGCCTGGACACCGGGCACGTGGCGTACGGCGGCGGCGACAATCTCGATCTGATCCGCCGCTTCGGCGAGCGCGTGGGCTACGTCCACATCAAGCAGATGGATCCCGAGGTGCTGGCCCAAGTCGCGGTCGAGGACCTGTCGTTCGGGGAGGCGGTCAAGCGCGGGGTGTGCGTGTCACCTCCCGCGGGCGTACCGAATCCGGCCGACGTGGTGGCCGAACTCGCGCGCCTGGACGCCGAGTTGTTCGTCATCGTCGAGCAGGACCTGTACCCGTGCGCTCCCGAGGTGCCCTTGCCCATCGCGGTCAGCACCCGTGAGCACCTGGCCGGTTGCGGACTGACGGGTACCAGCCGCCCGCACCTCGACCGATAG
- a CDS encoding TetR/AcrR family transcriptional regulator yields MAQSATGTATRGRGRPPRLSREQIVEAAVGLLERDPDSDLTIKRVAEAAGAAPMALYRYFPDRDALLQAVADRVLSRIQPVTLTGETWQEQVRQWMRNSRERLRPHAQLLPYMASTQQPVGVRSLAKLAEVLRPLGLHDEDLAVAVLLISSTTIGYASYETRRSPTEQIVTQLQAGLSVRPESEREALAPLLPRMPAAFARLYDVVLDQTVAAIEALAPVGSAAER; encoded by the coding sequence ATGGCGCAGTCAGCGACCGGGACCGCAACCCGCGGAAGGGGACGCCCGCCGCGCCTCTCGCGGGAGCAGATCGTCGAGGCCGCCGTCGGCCTTCTGGAGCGCGATCCGGACTCCGACCTGACCATCAAGCGCGTCGCCGAGGCCGCCGGCGCCGCCCCGATGGCCCTGTACCGCTACTTCCCGGACCGCGACGCGCTGCTCCAGGCCGTGGCGGACCGTGTCCTGTCCCGCATCCAGCCGGTGACCCTGACCGGGGAAACCTGGCAGGAGCAGGTCCGCCAGTGGATGCGCAACAGCCGGGAGCGGCTGCGTCCGCACGCGCAGCTCCTGCCGTACATGGCCTCGACACAACAGCCCGTCGGAGTGAGGTCGTTGGCCAAGTTGGCCGAGGTTCTTCGCCCGCTCGGTCTCCACGACGAGGACCTCGCCGTGGCCGTCCTTCTCATCAGTTCGACGACCATTGGCTACGCGTCGTACGAGACACGCCGCAGCCCCACGGAACAGATCGTCACCCAGCTCCAGGCGGGACTCTCGGTCCGCCCCGAGAGCGAGCGCGAGGCTCTCGCGCCGCTCCTGCCCCGGATGCCCGCCGCCTTCGCCCGCCTCTACGACGTGGTCCTCGACCAGACCGTCGCCGCGATCGAGGCCCTCGCACCGGTCGGCTCCGCCGCCGAACGGTAG
- the iolB gene encoding 5-deoxy-glucuronate isomerase, translating to MSDTSKYHLPKGTSADGPYDLLVTPESAGWGYSGLRILTLGPGQAHTLSTGDSEFLVLPLTGSCTVTTDGTAFELTGRTGVFASATDFAYLPRESVALISSAHGGTFALPSARTERSSLSARYGPQKNVPVELRGAGPCSRQVNNYCLPGTFEAEQLLVCEVLTPGGNWSSYPPHKHDEARPGQESELEEIYYFEVSGEDGFAYQRVYGTQERPINVLAEVRSGDTVLIPHGWHGPSIAAPGYDLYYLNVMAGPGQDRAWLICDDPAHGWVRGTWESQDVDDRLPFEGLTQ from the coding sequence GTGAGCGACACCAGCAAGTACCACCTGCCCAAAGGAACTTCGGCCGACGGCCCCTACGATCTCCTGGTCACGCCCGAGTCGGCGGGCTGGGGGTACTCCGGCCTCAGGATCCTGACCCTGGGGCCGGGCCAGGCGCACACCCTGTCCACCGGCGATTCCGAGTTCCTGGTCCTGCCGCTGACGGGTTCCTGCACCGTCACCACGGACGGCACGGCCTTCGAACTCACCGGCCGGACAGGCGTGTTCGCCTCCGCCACCGACTTCGCCTACCTCCCCCGCGAATCGGTGGCCCTGATCAGCAGCGCGCACGGCGGGACGTTCGCGCTGCCCTCCGCCCGTACCGAGCGGAGCTCACTCTCCGCTCGGTACGGGCCCCAGAAGAACGTGCCGGTCGAACTGCGCGGCGCCGGGCCGTGTTCGCGGCAGGTCAACAACTACTGCCTGCCGGGCACGTTCGAGGCCGAGCAACTGCTGGTGTGCGAGGTCCTCACCCCCGGCGGCAACTGGTCCTCCTACCCGCCCCACAAGCACGACGAGGCCCGACCGGGCCAGGAGTCGGAGCTGGAGGAGATCTACTACTTCGAGGTCTCGGGCGAGGACGGCTTCGCCTACCAGCGGGTCTACGGCACACAAGAGCGGCCGATCAACGTGCTCGCCGAGGTCCGCTCCGGCGACACCGTGCTGATCCCGCACGGCTGGCACGGCCCGTCGATCGCGGCGCCCGGCTACGACCTCTACTACCTCAACGTCATGGCGGGCCCTGGACAGGACCGTGCCTGGCTGATCTGCGACGACCCCGCCCACGGGTGGGTGCGGGGGACCTGGGAGTCCCAGGACGTCGACGACCGGCTTCCCTTCGAAGGGCTCACGCAGTAA
- a CDS encoding sugar phosphate isomerase/epimerase family protein, translated as MKIALDPYMFRALPIDDMVRTVAELGYDYIELSPRDDFMPFFLHPRADDARVAELKNSLRTHGVKLSSVLPLYKWSSPDETERQTAVRYWKRMIEITAELECPLMNSEFNGRPEHAAESEAAFWRSLEELLPVFEREGIALNLEAHPDDFCEENTPAVDLVRAINKPWVNYLYCAPHSFHLSGSDPTADIAAMMRYAGDKLQHVHIADSFNHKGSSGLRYILNPPGTTARIHQHLDIDQGEVDWNAFFGTLRELNFDGVATACVFAWEERARDSSAFMLDRITKELTV; from the coding sequence GTGAAGATCGCCCTCGACCCCTACATGTTCCGCGCCCTGCCCATCGACGACATGGTGCGCACGGTCGCCGAACTCGGCTACGACTACATCGAGTTGTCGCCCCGCGACGACTTCATGCCGTTCTTCCTGCACCCGCGTGCGGACGACGCCCGCGTGGCGGAGCTGAAGAACTCCCTGCGTACGCACGGAGTGAAGCTGTCCTCCGTACTCCCGCTGTACAAGTGGTCCTCGCCCGACGAGACCGAGCGGCAGACCGCCGTCCGCTACTGGAAGCGGATGATCGAGATCACCGCCGAGCTCGAATGTCCGCTGATGAACTCGGAGTTCAACGGCCGCCCCGAACATGCCGCCGAGAGCGAAGCCGCTTTCTGGCGCTCGCTGGAAGAACTGCTCCCGGTCTTCGAGCGGGAAGGCATCGCCCTCAACCTGGAAGCCCACCCGGACGACTTCTGCGAGGAGAACACCCCCGCCGTCGACCTCGTCCGCGCGATCAACAAGCCCTGGGTGAACTACCTCTACTGCGCCCCGCACTCCTTCCACCTCTCGGGCTCCGACCCGACGGCGGACATCGCGGCGATGATGCGCTACGCCGGCGACAAGCTCCAACACGTGCACATCGCCGACTCCTTCAACCACAAGGGCTCCAGCGGCCTGCGCTACATCCTCAACCCGCCGGGCACCACCGCCCGCATCCACCAGCACCTAGACATCGACCAGGGCGAGGTCGACTGGAACGCCTTCTTCGGCACCCTGCGCGAGCTGAACTTCGACGGCGTGGCCACGGCCTGCGTCTTCGCCTGGGAGGAACGCGCCCGCGACTCCTCGGCGTTCATGCTCGACCGCATCACCAAGGAACTCACCGTGTGA
- the iolD gene encoding 3D-(3,5/4)-trihydroxycyclohexane-1,2-dione acylhydrolase (decyclizing) has product MNTLRLTTAQALVRFLANQYSERDGQEQRLIPGVWGIFGHGNVAGIGQALLQAAVTQEADLPYYLARNEQGMVHASVAYAKMRDRLATFACTASTGPGSTNMITGAALATTNRIPVLLLPSDMFATRAADPVLQQLEDTRGGDVTVNDAFRAVSKYFDRISRPEQLIPAALAAMRVLTDPVETGAVTLALPQDVQAEAYDWPVAFFRRRVWHVGRPVPEPAAVERAARLLRNARKPLIVAGGGAVYSGAETQLRAFAQATGIPVADTHAGKGAVPWDHPCAVGGIGSTGSYAADELAKEADVVLGIGTRYSDFTTASHTVFGNPDVAFVNLNVARLDAVKHSAEPLVADARLGIEALAEALTDWEVSAEYRERTRQLIALTREIEDRCFTVGHGPLPAQTEILGALNDVLGDRDVVINAAGSMPGDLQQLWRARDPKAYHVEYAYSCMGYEVAAGLGAKMADPSREVVVLVGDGSYLMMAQEIVTMVSEGLKVIVVLVQNHGFASIGALSESLGSQRFGTNYRFRNGGSGLLDGDVLPVDLAANASSLGADVLHATSVDEFRTAMEKAKAATRTTVVHVETDLYGPNPPGHGWWDVPVSQTSDLDTTRAAYETYAAHKQAQRHYL; this is encoded by the coding sequence ATGAACACCCTCCGACTCACCACCGCGCAGGCCCTGGTCCGCTTCCTGGCCAACCAGTACAGCGAGCGCGACGGCCAGGAACAGCGGCTGATCCCCGGCGTCTGGGGCATCTTCGGGCACGGCAACGTGGCCGGGATCGGCCAGGCATTGCTGCAGGCCGCTGTCACCCAAGAGGCCGACCTGCCCTACTACTTGGCCCGCAACGAACAGGGCATGGTCCACGCGTCGGTGGCGTACGCCAAGATGCGCGACCGGCTGGCGACGTTCGCCTGTACGGCTTCGACGGGGCCCGGCTCGACGAACATGATCACGGGTGCGGCGCTCGCGACGACCAACCGCATACCGGTCCTGCTGCTGCCCAGCGACATGTTCGCGACCCGCGCCGCCGACCCGGTGCTCCAGCAGCTGGAGGACACCCGCGGCGGGGACGTCACCGTCAACGACGCCTTCCGTGCCGTATCGAAGTACTTCGACCGGATCTCCCGGCCCGAACAGCTGATCCCGGCCGCGCTGGCCGCGATGCGGGTGTTGACCGACCCGGTGGAGACCGGCGCTGTGACGCTGGCCCTGCCACAGGACGTACAGGCGGAGGCGTACGACTGGCCGGTCGCCTTCTTCCGGCGCCGGGTCTGGCACGTGGGCCGTCCGGTGCCGGAACCGGCCGCCGTGGAGCGGGCCGCGCGTCTGCTGCGCAACGCACGCAAGCCGCTGATCGTGGCGGGCGGCGGGGCCGTCTACTCCGGTGCCGAGACCCAGCTGCGGGCCTTCGCCCAGGCCACCGGCATTCCGGTCGCCGACACCCATGCCGGCAAGGGCGCGGTCCCCTGGGACCACCCCTGCGCGGTCGGCGGCATCGGCTCGACCGGCTCGTACGCGGCCGACGAGCTGGCGAAGGAGGCCGACGTCGTCCTCGGCATCGGCACCCGCTACAGCGACTTCACCACCGCGAGCCACACCGTCTTCGGCAACCCGGACGTCGCCTTCGTCAACCTCAACGTCGCCCGCCTGGACGCCGTCAAGCACTCCGCGGAGCCGCTGGTGGCCGACGCCCGGCTCGGCATCGAGGCCCTCGCCGAAGCGCTGACCGACTGGGAGGTCTCAGCGGAGTACCGCGAGCGGACCCGTCAACTCATCGCCCTCACAAGGGAGATCGAGGACCGCTGCTTCACCGTGGGCCACGGCCCGCTCCCCGCGCAGACCGAGATCCTCGGCGCCCTCAACGACGTACTCGGCGACCGTGACGTCGTCATCAACGCCGCCGGCTCCATGCCCGGCGACCTGCAACAGCTGTGGCGGGCAAGGGATCCGAAGGCGTACCACGTCGAGTACGCGTATTCCTGCATGGGCTACGAGGTCGCCGCCGGCCTCGGTGCCAAGATGGCCGACCCGTCGCGTGAGGTCGTCGTCCTGGTCGGCGACGGCTCGTATCTGATGATGGCTCAGGAGATCGTGACCATGGTCTCCGAGGGCCTGAAGGTCATCGTGGTCCTCGTCCAGAACCATGGCTTCGCCTCGATCGGCGCGCTGTCCGAGTCGCTCGGTTCTCAGCGCTTCGGCACCAACTACCGCTTCCGGAACGGTGGTTCGGGCCTGCTCGACGGAGACGTCCTCCCCGTCGACCTCGCCGCCAACGCCTCCTCGCTCGGCGCGGACGTCCTGCACGCCACCTCCGTCGACGAGTTCCGTACGGCGATGGAGAAGGCGAAGGCAGCGACCCGCACCACCGTCGTCCACGTCGAGACCGACCTGTACGGGCCGAACCCGCCGGGCCACGGCTGGTGGGACGTCCCCGTCAGCCAGACCTCCGACCTGGACACCACCCGCGCCGCGTACGAGACGTACGCCGCCCATAAGCAGGCCCAGCGCCACTACCTGTAA
- a CDS encoding sugar porter family MFS transporter translates to MDVRDDTTTAPATAFADDAPLAVSRRLRLITVIATFGGLLFGYDTGVINGALPYMTDDLGLTPFTEGMVTSSLLLGAAVGAVTGGRFSDARGRRRTILVLAVVFFVGALGCTLAPNTAVMVVARFVLGLAVGGASVTVPVYLAEISPAERRGALVTRNELMIVSGQLLAFTSNAVIARVGGESGGVWRYMLVLATIPAVVLWFGMLVMPESPRWLASKTRFAEALEVLKQVRSQQRAEAELAEVSALAVKEDQAKLGGWQDMKSTPWLRKLMFVGFGIAIVQQITGVNTIMYYGTQILTDAGFTADSALTANIANGVISVLATFVGIWLLGRVNRRPMLMTGQIGTTAALLLIGVFSLLLPSGDGRAFAVLAMTVTFLAFQQGAISPVTWLMLSEIFPMRMRGFGMGVAAVVLWLTNFAIGLVFPSLVSAIGVSNTFFLFVVAGVFSFTFVKLYVPETKGRTLETLEAELRARFS, encoded by the coding sequence ATGGACGTCAGGGACGACACGACCACAGCCCCGGCCACCGCGTTCGCGGACGACGCCCCTCTGGCGGTGTCACGGCGGCTGCGGCTCATCACCGTCATCGCCACCTTCGGCGGACTGCTCTTCGGCTACGACACCGGCGTCATCAACGGCGCCCTGCCCTACATGACCGACGACCTGGGCCTGACCCCCTTCACCGAGGGCATGGTCACCAGCTCGCTGCTGCTCGGCGCGGCGGTGGGCGCGGTCACCGGCGGACGGTTCTCGGACGCGCGCGGACGGCGCCGCACGATCCTCGTCCTCGCCGTGGTGTTCTTCGTCGGCGCACTCGGCTGCACGCTCGCACCGAACACCGCCGTCATGGTGGTGGCCCGCTTCGTGCTCGGCCTCGCGGTCGGCGGCGCCTCGGTGACCGTGCCCGTCTACCTCGCCGAGATCTCGCCCGCCGAGCGGCGCGGGGCACTGGTCACCCGCAACGAACTCATGATTGTCAGCGGGCAGTTGCTCGCGTTCACCTCCAACGCGGTCATCGCGCGGGTGGGCGGTGAGTCCGGCGGGGTGTGGCGCTACATGCTCGTGCTCGCCACGATCCCGGCCGTCGTGCTCTGGTTCGGCATGCTGGTCATGCCGGAGAGCCCACGCTGGCTGGCCTCCAAGACCCGCTTCGCCGAAGCCCTCGAAGTGCTCAAGCAGGTCCGGTCCCAACAGCGGGCCGAGGCCGAACTCGCCGAGGTCTCCGCGCTCGCCGTCAAGGAGGACCAGGCGAAGCTCGGCGGCTGGCAGGACATGAAGTCCACGCCGTGGCTGCGCAAGCTCATGTTCGTCGGCTTCGGCATCGCGATCGTGCAGCAGATCACCGGCGTCAACACGATCATGTACTACGGCACCCAGATCCTCACCGACGCCGGCTTCACCGCCGACAGCGCCCTCACCGCGAACATCGCCAACGGTGTCATCTCGGTGCTCGCCACCTTCGTCGGCATCTGGCTGCTGGGCCGCGTCAACCGCCGCCCGATGCTGATGACCGGTCAGATCGGCACGACAGCAGCCCTGTTGCTGATCGGTGTCTTCTCACTGCTGCTGCCTTCCGGTGACGGCCGGGCGTTCGCCGTGCTCGCCATGACGGTCACCTTCCTCGCCTTCCAGCAGGGCGCGATCTCGCCGGTGACCTGGCTGATGCTCTCGGAGATCTTCCCGATGCGGATGCGCGGCTTCGGGATGGGTGTCGCGGCCGTGGTGCTGTGGCTGACCAACTTCGCGATCGGGCTGGTCTTCCCGTCCCTGGTCTCCGCCATCGGGGTCTCCAACACCTTCTTCCTCTTCGTGGTGGCGGGCGTCTTCTCGTTCACCTTCGTCAAGCTCTACGTCCCCGAGACCAAGGGCCGCACCCTCGAAACCCTCGAAGCCGAACTCCGGGCGCGCTTCTCCTGA
- a CDS encoding Gfo/Idh/MocA family oxidoreductase yields MTVRVGVIGAGWIGKEHIQRLTHTVTGARVTAVTDIDAARAEEAAAPVGARVLPDGAAVIAADDVDAVLVTSWGPTHAEHVLTAIAAGKPVFCEKPLATTAEDCLRIIEAETAHGRRLVQVGFMRRYDAGYRQLKQVIDSGRIGQPLIVHCAHRNPTVPESYTSDMAALDTAVHEVDVLRWLLDDEIVSTQVVTPRATSKRFAHLKDPQIMLFETAKGVRIDLEVFVNCQYGYDIQCEAVGEEGLVRLPDPAAVGVRSAGQHSTEVLTDWVGRFADAFNTEFREWIAGIAAGNEPTGPSAWDGYAATVITSATVEALESGHVVATDLKPRPAFYGGAA; encoded by the coding sequence ATGACCGTACGTGTAGGAGTCATCGGCGCCGGCTGGATCGGCAAGGAACACATCCAACGCCTCACCCACACCGTCACAGGCGCCCGCGTCACCGCGGTCACCGACATCGACGCCGCCCGTGCCGAGGAGGCGGCGGCGCCGGTCGGTGCCCGCGTGCTGCCCGACGGCGCCGCCGTGATCGCGGCGGACGATGTCGACGCGGTCCTCGTGACGTCCTGGGGCCCGACCCACGCCGAGCACGTGCTGACCGCGATAGCCGCCGGGAAGCCGGTGTTCTGCGAGAAGCCGCTGGCCACGACCGCCGAGGACTGCCTGCGGATCATCGAGGCCGAGACGGCACACGGCCGCCGCCTGGTCCAGGTCGGCTTCATGCGCCGCTACGACGCCGGCTACCGGCAGTTGAAGCAGGTCATCGACTCCGGGCGCATCGGCCAGCCGCTGATCGTGCACTGCGCCCACCGCAACCCGACCGTGCCCGAGTCGTACACGTCCGACATGGCTGCCCTGGACACGGCGGTGCACGAGGTGGACGTACTGCGCTGGCTCCTCGACGACGAGATCGTCTCCACCCAGGTGGTCACCCCGCGCGCCACGAGCAAGCGGTTCGCCCACCTCAAGGACCCGCAGATCATGCTCTTCGAAACCGCCAAGGGCGTCCGCATCGACCTGGAGGTCTTCGTCAACTGCCAGTACGGCTACGACATCCAGTGCGAGGCGGTGGGCGAGGAAGGGCTCGTCCGCTTGCCCGACCCGGCCGCCGTCGGCGTGCGCAGCGCGGGGCAGCACAGCACGGAGGTGCTCACCGACTGGGTGGGCCGTTTCGCGGACGCCTTCAACACGGAGTTCCGCGAGTGGATCGCGGGGATCGCCGCCGGCAACGAGCCCACCGGCCCCTCGGCCTGGGACGGCTACGCGGCCACCGTCATCACCAGCGCGACCGTCGAGGCCCTGGAATCGGGCCACGTCGTCGCCACCGACCTCAAGCCCCGTCCCGCCTTCTACGGAGGTGCCGCGTGA
- a CDS encoding CoA-acylating methylmalonate-semialdehyde dehydrogenase: MKTIQHWIDGTAVPGTDTAPVFDPATGRQQAQVVLGGSADVDTAVTAAARAFETWSESSLTQRTQVMFAFRQLLVEHEEELGRIISAEHGKTVDDARGEITRGREVVEFACGLGDVLKGSFSDQVSRGIDVHNFRQPLGVVAGITPFNFPAMVPLWMHPIAIATGNTFILKPSERDPSAANFVAELYQKAGLPDGVFNVVHGGKDAVDAILTHPGIEAVSFVGSTPIAKYVHEQGTSAGKRVQALGGAKNHAVVLPDADLEFTANHITAGAYGSAGERCMAVSVAVAVGDAADGLVEVLERKAREVKVGPGDAPGVEMGPLVTKAAQERVENAVGTAATQGATVVVDGRGLKIDGHEEGFFTGPSLLDHVTVEMDAYKEELFGPVLAIVRVDTLDEAIAVINANPYGNGTALFTASGEAARRFQRNVKVGMIGVNVPVPVPMSYYSFGGWKDSLIGDSPIHGPEGIRFYTRPKVVTTRWPQPAQQVAAGFNFPTSN; the protein is encoded by the coding sequence GTGAAGACCATTCAGCACTGGATCGACGGCACGGCCGTCCCCGGCACGGACACCGCTCCGGTGTTCGACCCGGCCACCGGACGACAGCAGGCCCAGGTGGTCCTGGGCGGGTCCGCCGACGTCGACACCGCCGTCACGGCCGCCGCGCGGGCCTTCGAGACCTGGTCCGAGTCGTCTCTCACCCAGCGCACCCAAGTGATGTTCGCCTTCCGGCAGTTGCTCGTCGAGCACGAGGAGGAGTTGGGCCGGATCATCTCCGCCGAACACGGCAAGACCGTCGACGACGCACGCGGCGAGATCACCCGCGGCCGGGAGGTCGTCGAATTCGCCTGCGGTCTCGGCGATGTCCTGAAGGGGTCCTTCTCCGACCAGGTCTCCCGCGGCATCGACGTGCACAACTTCCGTCAGCCGCTCGGCGTCGTCGCCGGCATCACCCCCTTCAACTTCCCCGCCATGGTGCCCCTTTGGATGCACCCGATCGCCATCGCGACCGGCAACACCTTCATCCTCAAGCCCAGCGAACGCGACCCGTCCGCGGCGAACTTCGTCGCCGAGCTGTACCAGAAGGCGGGCCTGCCCGACGGGGTCTTCAACGTCGTGCACGGCGGCAAGGACGCGGTCGACGCGATCCTCACCCACCCCGGCATCGAGGCCGTCTCCTTCGTCGGGTCGACCCCCATCGCCAAGTACGTGCACGAGCAGGGCACTTCGGCCGGCAAGCGCGTCCAGGCCCTCGGCGGGGCCAAGAACCACGCTGTCGTCCTCCCCGACGCCGACCTGGAGTTCACCGCCAACCACATCACCGCCGGTGCGTACGGCTCGGCCGGCGAGCGCTGCATGGCCGTCTCCGTCGCCGTGGCCGTGGGTGACGCGGCGGACGGGCTGGTGGAGGTGCTGGAGCGCAAGGCGCGCGAGGTGAAGGTCGGTCCCGGTGACGCCCCGGGCGTGGAGATGGGACCGCTGGTCACCAAGGCCGCTCAGGAACGCGTCGAGAACGCCGTCGGCACCGCCGCAACGCAGGGCGCCACCGTCGTCGTGGACGGCCGCGGGCTGAAGATCGACGGTCACGAGGAGGGCTTCTTCACCGGCCCGTCCCTGCTCGACCACGTCACGGTCGAGATGGACGCCTACAAGGAGGAGTTGTTCGGCCCGGTCCTCGCGATCGTCCGCGTCGACACGCTCGACGAGGCCATCGCCGTCATCAACGCCAACCCGTACGGCAACGGCACCGCCCTGTTCACCGCCTCCGGTGAAGCCGCCCGCCGATTCCAGCGCAACGTCAAGGTCGGCATGATCGGCGTCAACGTGCCGGTGCCCGTCCCGATGTCGTACTACTCCTTCGGCGGCTGGAAGGACTCCCTCATCGGCGACTCCCCCATCCACGGCCCCGAGGGCATTCGCTTCTACACCCGCCCCAAGGTCGTCACCACCCGCTGGCCGCAGCCCGCCCAGCAGGTCGCCGCCGGCTTCAACTTCCCCACGTCCAACTGA